A region from the Phycisphaerales bacterium genome encodes:
- a CDS encoding indole-3-glycerol-phosphate synthase, which produces MIPNTDLLHHLASLKRAEVARLQSAMAFSELEASALSEESPRNFFTAVTRHAGASGEGGVSIIADVSRKSASGAWLRPEFGGSPASREALATLARRYSQAGASAISVPTDAGHLGGSLGDLRVVKEATDLPVLRRDLIVDPWQIWESRAAGADAVILTSEILPEGQLLDMLILAQRLGLTSLIEVHSMEHLLRVRHHVGFPHPSYCLLSISNRNAENLEPDLTTTLRLADMVEDRGVLVSDAGVSASRDLARLRRVGVQIAIVGEALMASEDPAGALAMMLRPPATENGAMPKVDFQ; this is translated from the coding sequence GTGATCCCGAACACCGACCTACTCCACCATCTGGCCTCGCTCAAGCGAGCGGAGGTCGCTCGACTTCAATCGGCGATGGCGTTCTCGGAACTGGAGGCGAGCGCGCTGAGCGAGGAGTCGCCTCGGAACTTCTTCACGGCCGTGACTCGGCATGCTGGGGCCTCGGGCGAGGGTGGGGTGTCGATCATCGCGGACGTTTCACGCAAGTCGGCGTCGGGGGCGTGGCTTCGGCCGGAGTTCGGCGGATCCCCGGCGAGCCGGGAGGCGCTCGCGACGCTTGCAAGACGATATTCACAGGCGGGGGCGAGCGCGATCTCGGTGCCGACGGACGCGGGGCATCTGGGCGGCAGTCTGGGGGACCTGCGGGTGGTGAAAGAAGCGACGGATCTGCCGGTGCTTCGGCGGGATCTGATCGTGGATCCGTGGCAGATCTGGGAGAGCCGGGCCGCGGGGGCGGATGCGGTCATCCTGACGAGTGAGATCCTGCCCGAGGGGCAGTTGCTCGACATGCTGATTTTGGCGCAGCGGCTGGGGCTGACGAGCCTGATCGAGGTGCACTCGATGGAGCACCTGCTGCGTGTGAGGCATCATGTCGGGTTTCCGCATCCGAGTTACTGTCTGTTGTCGATCAGCAATCGAAACGCGGAGAATCTCGAGCCCGACCTGACGACGACGCTCCGCCTCGCGGACATGGTCGAGGATCGGGGCGTTCTGGTGTCGGACGCGGGGGTCTCGGCGTCGCGGGACCTGGCGCGACTTCGGCGCGTGGGCGTGCAGATCGCGATTGTGGGCGAGGCATTGATGGCGTCTGAGGATCCGGCGGGTGCTCTGGCGATGATGCTCAGGCCGCCGGCGACGGAGAACGGGGCGATGCCCAAGGTGGATTTTCAATGA
- a CDS encoding TlpA family protein disulfide reductase → MNGNRQRILRGVVAFNWVRGVLAGVASVSIVGGAWAQPTADAEASPEPMALPATTPGTASDSSVLSGDVARAKGILERAASVLENTSSLAFSVEYTPSALVASMMKGSSGDVRMLRTSESGDSTWIVSVSGAEAGTPLDQGFNATWLERTAEWIDHSDRKLIEKPTRSARGTTLQAAKTLRLEDIMTARPFDKFLNSGATSYGLLEPETIDGVACEGVWMRSGARGAKMMWWFGTEDGLPRRSKKAVGDGDDAFTWNLRSVRATSVSESPAFTRESLRVALPEGYGEDRTAAPAINPVEAKPPRPSPGKPLVTDARPVEIVEGTKSADSGMPAPLPPPPEIRLPEFSLTRVGSGEKVTRESLSGKVAILDFFGSWCVSSRDWHATLKTILDEHSGVAGATGGGEGLVVYGVLVRQRDPADASAIVESAGLAGAMPLLEAGESLANACGVFTYPGVAIVSRDGTVTPINAAHKDGSRAAIDAAIRTALGLAPREAAAGETPAANEKKEEPEPIEGEKKD, encoded by the coding sequence ATGAATGGCAATCGTCAGAGGATTTTGAGGGGCGTCGTTGCGTTCAATTGGGTTCGCGGGGTGCTGGCGGGTGTCGCGAGCGTGTCGATCGTCGGCGGCGCGTGGGCGCAGCCGACGGCCGATGCTGAGGCGTCGCCCGAGCCGATGGCGCTCCCGGCGACCACGCCGGGCACGGCGAGCGATTCGAGCGTGCTCAGCGGCGACGTGGCCCGGGCGAAGGGGATTCTCGAACGCGCGGCGTCGGTGCTGGAGAACACATCGTCGCTTGCGTTCTCGGTGGAGTACACCCCCAGCGCGCTCGTCGCGAGCATGATGAAGGGTTCGTCGGGGGATGTGCGGATGCTCCGCACGAGCGAGTCGGGGGACTCGACGTGGATTGTGTCGGTGAGCGGCGCGGAGGCGGGGACGCCGCTCGACCAGGGGTTCAACGCGACGTGGCTGGAGCGGACGGCGGAATGGATCGACCACTCGGATCGGAAACTGATCGAGAAGCCGACGCGGAGCGCCCGGGGCACAACGCTTCAGGCCGCCAAGACGCTGCGCCTCGAGGACATCATGACGGCGCGTCCGTTCGACAAGTTCCTGAACTCGGGGGCGACGTCTTATGGCCTGCTCGAGCCCGAGACCATCGACGGTGTGGCGTGTGAGGGGGTGTGGATGAGGTCGGGCGCGCGGGGCGCGAAGATGATGTGGTGGTTCGGCACGGAGGATGGATTGCCCCGGCGGAGCAAGAAGGCCGTGGGCGACGGCGATGACGCGTTCACGTGGAATCTGCGGAGCGTGCGCGCGACGAGCGTGAGCGAGAGCCCGGCGTTCACGCGCGAGTCGCTGCGCGTCGCACTTCCCGAGGGATATGGCGAGGACCGGACGGCGGCGCCGGCGATCAACCCGGTCGAGGCCAAGCCACCGCGTCCTTCGCCGGGAAAGCCGTTGGTGACGGACGCGAGGCCGGTGGAGATAGTTGAAGGAACGAAGAGTGCTGACTCGGGAATGCCCGCGCCTCTTCCGCCGCCGCCGGAGATTCGACTTCCCGAGTTCTCGTTGACGCGCGTCGGCTCGGGGGAGAAGGTGACGCGGGAGTCGCTCTCCGGGAAGGTGGCGATCCTGGATTTCTTCGGCTCGTGGTGCGTCTCGTCGAGGGACTGGCACGCGACGCTGAAGACGATTCTCGACGAGCACTCGGGCGTGGCGGGCGCCACTGGAGGCGGTGAGGGGCTGGTTGTGTATGGCGTTCTTGTCCGCCAGCGCGACCCTGCCGACGCGAGCGCGATCGTGGAGTCGGCCGGCCTGGCGGGCGCGATGCCGCTGCTCGAGGCTGGTGAGTCGCTCGCCAACGCGTGCGGCGTGTTCACGTATCCGGGTGTGGCGATCGTGTCGCGTGATGGCACGGTCACGCCGATCAACGCGGCCCATAAGGATGGCTCGCGCGCGGCGATCGACGCCGCGATCCGCACGGCGTTGGGACTGGCTCCGCGAGAGGCCGCCGCGGGTGAGACTCCGGCCGCGAACGAGAAAAAAGAAGAGCCCGAGCCGATCGAGGGCGAGAAGAAGGACTGA
- a CDS encoding lamin tail domain-containing protein: MPNQNSQSRTPFTLAAAVALFLSSVTELRAAPPLVKKPHPIITEILYAVPKGDDGDASQDGRRSATGDEFIELINPHDTSINLKGYAIVDGRPLKGPDAKPAIEPKGTGRGGKSTTPRGKGTPNPSDEPGGDSTPATKKPKSRVIFTFPDLTLKPGEIVVVFNGFETTPKGSADQIGTSTKAPSRNPNFHDAYVFTMQTKSSYAALANTGDCVSLIAPDATAIECVHWGDTSDKDDEGTNTTSTLDEKAPSSDEVKGSIQRTTLHQGSAFKSHDSLNLAARGTRFSPGVFEESTDPAPPADPSDDTKSGS; encoded by the coding sequence ATGCCCAACCAGAACTCACAATCCCGAACCCCGTTCACGCTTGCCGCGGCCGTCGCCCTGTTCTTGTCCAGTGTCACGGAACTCCGCGCCGCCCCACCACTCGTCAAGAAACCCCACCCGATCATCACCGAAATCCTCTACGCCGTCCCCAAAGGCGACGACGGCGACGCCTCACAGGATGGCCGGCGCTCCGCCACCGGCGACGAGTTCATCGAACTCATCAACCCCCACGACACGTCCATCAACCTCAAGGGCTACGCCATCGTTGATGGCCGCCCTCTCAAAGGCCCCGACGCCAAGCCCGCCATCGAGCCGAAAGGAACAGGCCGAGGCGGAAAATCCACAACGCCACGAGGCAAGGGCACACCCAACCCCTCCGACGAACCAGGCGGAGATTCAACTCCCGCGACCAAGAAACCCAAGTCTCGGGTCATCTTCACCTTCCCCGATCTCACATTGAAACCCGGCGAGATCGTCGTCGTCTTCAACGGCTTCGAGACCACACCCAAAGGCTCCGCCGATCAGATCGGAACCTCCACCAAGGCCCCATCCAGGAACCCGAACTTCCACGACGCCTACGTCTTCACCATGCAGACCAAGAGTTCCTATGCCGCCCTCGCCAACACCGGCGACTGCGTCAGCCTCATCGCGCCCGACGCCACGGCCATCGAGTGCGTTCACTGGGGCGACACCAGCGACAAAGACGACGAAGGCACCAACACCACGTCCACACTCGACGAGAAGGCGCCCTCAAGCGACGAGGTCAAGGGCAGCATCCAACGCACCACGCTCCACCAGGGCTCGGCGTTCAAGTCCCACGACTCTCTGAATCTTGCCGCCAGAGGAACGCGATTCAGCCCGGGAGTCTTCGAGGAATCCACCGACCCGGCCCCACCAGCCGATCCATCCGACGACACAAAGAGCGGCTCGTAA
- the rpsP gene encoding 30S ribosomal protein S16, whose amino-acid sequence MVRIRFKRFGRHKRAFFRLCVMDQRTRRDGRVIEELGFYDPMEKDAAKGLQIKTDRIKHWLSVGAQPSETAMDFLAKNGLVETKDWEKTREWHRKDVEKKKVAAAAAAAAGEGEKKE is encoded by the coding sequence ATGGTTCGCATTCGTTTCAAGCGGTTCGGTCGGCACAAGCGGGCGTTCTTTCGGTTGTGCGTGATGGATCAGCGGACGCGTCGTGACGGGCGCGTGATCGAGGAACTTGGTTTTTACGATCCGATGGAGAAGGACGCGGCGAAGGGTCTGCAGATCAAGACCGACCGCATCAAGCACTGGCTGAGCGTGGGCGCCCAACCGAGCGAGACGGCGATGGACTTCCTGGCGAAGAACGGGCTGGTCGAGACGAAGGATTGGGAGAAGACGCGCGAGTGGCACCGCAAGGATGTGGAGAAGAAGAAGGTGGCCGCGGCCGCGGCTGCGGCGGCTGGTGAGGGCGAGAAGAAGGAGTAA
- the trmD gene encoding tRNA (guanosine(37)-N1)-methyltransferase TrmD — MRIDVLTTFPEMFGATPPAALGVSIPGRAMAKGLVEVHATDIRAYAANKHAKTDDRPFGGGPGMVMMCQPVFDAVTAVETMDPREATRILLTPQGVPLTQALVESLATRPRLLMIAGHYEGLDERVIEGLRPMEVSIGDYVLSGGELAAMVLIDAIVRLIPGALGDEDSNASDSFGVLGKAGERLLDCPHYTRPRVWEGMEVPEVLLSGDHEKIAAWRLEKMMERTRERRPDLLGGEGQR; from the coding sequence GTGCGGATCGATGTGCTGACGACGTTTCCGGAGATGTTCGGCGCCACGCCGCCCGCGGCGTTGGGCGTGAGCATTCCGGGACGGGCAATGGCGAAGGGGCTGGTCGAGGTCCATGCGACGGACATCCGGGCGTATGCGGCGAACAAGCACGCGAAGACGGACGACCGGCCGTTCGGCGGCGGGCCGGGCATGGTGATGATGTGCCAGCCGGTGTTTGATGCGGTGACGGCGGTGGAGACGATGGATCCGCGAGAGGCGACACGGATTTTGTTGACACCACAGGGTGTGCCGCTCACGCAGGCGTTGGTGGAATCGCTCGCGACGAGGCCGAGGCTGTTGATGATTGCGGGGCACTATGAGGGGCTGGACGAGCGGGTGATCGAGGGGCTTCGGCCTATGGAGGTTTCGATCGGGGACTACGTGCTCAGTGGCGGCGAACTGGCGGCGATGGTGTTGATCGACGCGATCGTGCGGCTGATACCCGGGGCCTTGGGCGACGAGGACTCGAACGCGAGCGACAGTTTCGGTGTGCTGGGGAAGGCGGGCGAGCGGCTCTTGGATTGCCCGCACTACACGAGGCCACGGGTGTGGGAGGGGATGGAGGTGCCCGAGGTTCTGCTCTCGGGTGATCACGAGAAGATCGCGGCGTGGCGGCTGGAGAAGATGATGGAGAGGACCCGGGAGCGGCGGCCGGATCTGTTGGGGGGGGAAGGACAGAGGTAG
- a CDS encoding HD domain-containing protein, with protein MPKKQSPKPARPTAAAPTPTPAKSAKPDPARKISLVQQAISFAQRRHRHQTRRDGNTPYAAHVVRVAFTIERVFDHHDEATIAAALLHDTIEDTHTDFEDLAEPFGQDVAGLVAALTKNMALPEIDRERAYDLQLARADWRARLIKLADAYDNLCDTETLPDGQADAKRLKDAFDRAHRAITLAETDARTHDTSQRAIDALTALIDAKLKAKAKKKPAK; from the coding sequence TTGCCCAAGAAACAAAGTCCCAAACCCGCCCGTCCGACCGCCGCCGCGCCCACTCCAACTCCAGCCAAATCGGCCAAGCCCGATCCCGCGCGGAAGATCTCCCTCGTCCAGCAGGCGATCTCCTTTGCCCAGCGTCGCCACCGCCACCAGACCCGGCGCGATGGCAACACGCCCTACGCCGCCCACGTCGTCCGCGTCGCCTTCACCATCGAACGCGTCTTCGACCACCACGACGAGGCCACCATCGCCGCCGCACTCCTCCACGACACCATCGAGGACACCCACACCGACTTCGAGGACCTCGCCGAACCCTTTGGCCAAGACGTCGCCGGCCTCGTCGCCGCCCTCACCAAGAACATGGCCCTCCCCGAAATCGATCGCGAGCGGGCCTACGACCTCCAACTCGCCCGCGCCGACTGGCGCGCCCGCCTCATCAAACTCGCCGACGCCTACGACAACCTCTGCGACACCGAGACCCTCCCCGATGGCCAGGCCGACGCCAAACGCCTCAAGGACGCCTTCGACCGCGCCCACAGAGCCATCACCCTCGCCGAAACCGACGCGCGAACCCACGACACCAGCCAACGCGCCATCGACGCCCTCACCGCGCTCATCGACGCCAAACTCAAGGCCAAAGCCAAGAAGAAGCCCGCGAAGTAG
- a CDS encoding beta-galactosidase — protein sequence MPSITHDGRSLLLDGRRLWIASGALAYARLPRDTWRDRVHAAKLAGLNCIDVPLFWNCHEQRPGKFDFKGDNDLRHLIEIIKRENLYALLRLGPYVGDEWDMGGLPAWLLENPNVKLRTANGPFLEASSRFISAVADQVKDLQVTSPGQGGPIVALQIESSWTCGKDQLAHDYLGELSRYAREAGLNVPCINNNNLWQAVEGEIDGWVGSEDMLATMRQLGFVKPDQPRFVIGFRVGRERIWGEPEPTPLSPWEIQRRLAEILVGGGQFNIRPFAGGTNHAFWGGRSAEGWGRFFTTSADAGALVKEDGSPAPAYHAVRRIAHLSSRFGRVFSHLDPAHLPVVLDPGAPSTDGNPTVVPAAGSQGGIVFVFSPPTETAKPKRAKKTKGALPPPPPTRTFSLLMPDGSSLPVTLGEQSVAWCVFRVHVSGRSIIDYCNLNAFATFGQTFVCFGPAGARAMLSVNGSPVELTVPEGRTPLVITHEGLTVVIVSEQLIDHTFVTDHGVFAGVQSISADGIAIPLPGEKHYTHVDADGKMSQVPVAPEKNSKSEKITLGTWTLADCDDYLAGTSPRYATINAPTELTHLGSPFGYGWYRVQLKNSSTRKAKLLFPEAADRLHVFADGKEVGVVGAGPGASHDLSFPVKKGDQNMVVLAENMGRFSSGVHLADRKGLYGHAHEYAPLNVAKPKLVRGTPIDVLAAMSPLWDTREGETTLPDRVTWSLSSRKKSPLIVRFTNFPGRALLVLNDEILGYADRAGPRAIIIDAERINKGTTFQIAMLAENALKVALEDVAAAVEFFEASSTFTEKADFAFAKWEMPQNTAFGPMKSATKGADGPAWYRCTFKVGTSHAPLHLDPAGLTKGQIYLNGRHVGRYFVATPSSAGLKPVEPQSLYLLPDAWLKHGLENEITLFEEHGSSPAKARLIYASPESPIRS from the coding sequence ATGCCCTCCATCACGCACGATGGTCGCAGTCTTCTACTCGATGGCCGTCGACTCTGGATCGCCTCCGGCGCGCTCGCCTACGCACGCCTCCCGCGCGACACCTGGCGCGACCGCGTCCATGCCGCCAAACTCGCCGGACTGAACTGCATCGATGTTCCTCTCTTCTGGAACTGCCACGAGCAGCGCCCCGGCAAGTTCGACTTCAAGGGCGACAACGACCTCCGCCATCTCATCGAGATCATCAAACGCGAGAATCTCTACGCCCTCCTTCGTCTAGGACCATACGTCGGCGATGAGTGGGACATGGGCGGCCTCCCCGCGTGGCTCCTCGAAAATCCCAACGTCAAACTCCGCACCGCCAACGGCCCCTTCCTCGAGGCCTCCTCTCGATTCATCTCCGCCGTCGCCGACCAGGTCAAAGACCTCCAGGTCACAAGCCCCGGCCAGGGTGGCCCCATCGTCGCCCTCCAGATCGAGTCCAGTTGGACCTGTGGCAAGGACCAACTCGCCCACGATTACCTCGGCGAACTCAGCCGATACGCGCGCGAGGCCGGCCTCAACGTCCCCTGCATCAACAACAACAACCTCTGGCAGGCCGTCGAAGGCGAGATCGATGGCTGGGTCGGCAGCGAGGACATGCTCGCCACCATGCGCCAACTCGGCTTCGTCAAGCCCGACCAGCCCCGGTTCGTCATCGGATTCCGCGTCGGACGCGAACGCATCTGGGGCGAGCCCGAACCCACGCCACTCTCCCCCTGGGAAATCCAACGCCGACTCGCCGAGATCCTCGTCGGCGGCGGGCAGTTCAACATCCGACCCTTCGCCGGAGGCACCAACCACGCCTTCTGGGGTGGCCGCTCCGCCGAGGGCTGGGGACGATTCTTCACGACCAGCGCCGATGCCGGCGCGCTCGTAAAGGAAGATGGTTCCCCCGCCCCCGCCTACCACGCCGTCCGCCGCATCGCCCACCTCTCCTCACGCTTCGGACGCGTCTTCTCTCACCTCGACCCCGCCCATCTTCCCGTCGTCCTCGACCCCGGTGCGCCGTCCACAGACGGCAATCCCACCGTCGTCCCCGCCGCCGGCTCACAGGGTGGCATCGTCTTCGTCTTCTCGCCCCCAACCGAGACTGCCAAGCCCAAGCGCGCCAAGAAGACCAAGGGCGCCCTCCCGCCGCCGCCCCCCACGCGAACCTTCTCCCTCCTCATGCCCGACGGCTCCTCCCTCCCCGTGACCTTGGGTGAGCAGTCCGTCGCCTGGTGCGTCTTCCGCGTCCACGTCAGCGGCCGATCCATCATCGACTACTGCAACCTCAACGCCTTCGCGACCTTCGGCCAGACCTTCGTCTGCTTCGGGCCCGCCGGCGCCCGCGCCATGCTCTCGGTCAACGGCTCCCCCGTCGAACTCACCGTCCCCGAAGGCCGAACGCCCCTCGTCATCACCCACGAGGGACTCACCGTCGTCATCGTCTCCGAGCAACTCATCGACCACACCTTCGTCACCGACCACGGCGTCTTCGCCGGCGTCCAATCCATCTCCGCCGACGGCATCGCTATCCCCCTCCCCGGCGAGAAGCACTACACCCACGTCGATGCCGATGGCAAAATGTCCCAGGTCCCCGTCGCCCCCGAGAAGAACTCCAAATCGGAGAAGATCACCCTCGGCACATGGACCCTCGCCGACTGCGACGACTACCTCGCCGGCACCAGCCCGCGCTACGCCACCATCAACGCCCCCACCGAACTCACCCACCTCGGCAGCCCCTTCGGCTACGGGTGGTACCGCGTCCAACTCAAGAACTCCTCCACACGCAAGGCCAAACTCCTCTTCCCCGAGGCCGCCGACCGGCTCCACGTCTTCGCCGACGGCAAGGAAGTCGGCGTCGTCGGCGCCGGCCCCGGCGCGAGCCACGACCTCTCCTTCCCCGTCAAGAAGGGCGACCAGAACATGGTCGTCCTCGCCGAGAACATGGGCCGATTCAGTTCCGGGGTCCACCTCGCCGACCGCAAGGGCCTCTACGGGCACGCCCACGAGTACGCCCCGCTCAACGTCGCCAAGCCCAAACTCGTGCGAGGCACGCCCATCGACGTCCTCGCCGCCATGAGCCCCCTCTGGGACACCCGCGAGGGCGAGACCACTCTCCCCGATCGCGTCACCTGGTCGCTCTCCTCCCGCAAGAAGAGCCCCCTCATCGTCCGCTTCACCAACTTCCCCGGGCGCGCCCTCCTCGTTCTCAACGACGAGATCCTGGGCTACGCCGACCGCGCCGGCCCGCGCGCCATCATCATCGACGCCGAGCGAATCAACAAGGGCACCACCTTCCAGATCGCCATGCTCGCCGAGAACGCCCTCAAGGTCGCCCTCGAGGACGTCGCCGCCGCCGTCGAGTTCTTCGAGGCCTCCAGCACCTTCACCGAGAAGGCCGACTTCGCCTTCGCCAAATGGGAAATGCCCCAGAACACCGCCTTCGGCCCTATGAAGTCCGCCACCAAGGGCGCCGATGGCCCCGCGTGGTACCGCTGCACCTTCAAGGTCGGCACCTCCCATGCCCCGCTCCACCTCGATCCCGCAGGACTCACCAAGGGCCAGATCTATCTCAACGGCCGCCACGTCGGACGATACTTCGTCGCCACGCCCTCGAGCGCCGGCCTCAAGCCCGTCGAGCCCCAGTCCCTCTACCTCCTCCCCGACGCCTGGCTGAAACACGGCCTCGAGAACGAGATCACCCTCTTCGAAGAGCATGGCTCCAGCCCCGCCAAGGCCCGCCTCATCTACGCCAGCCCCGAATCACCCATCCGCTCCTAA
- a CDS encoding TolC family protein: MHESVESRVDRLLGLTSARLGESARRVEGKGASGRTTPSEALDTPGTVNPLANELRYTPAGEFKAYSDSMSRGSPSGDENGASVDPSTMLSLGGALRAAQAGGREFKSAEEDYILAAISLLIERHLWGPRFFNDTSAELSGTGTGGDFQNAVGVVNRLRMTKRLPFGGEVEASWVFRASEQLRRQATGRYTQSSSLVLSGSVPLLRGFGSVAREDLIQAERTLVYRARSFERFRRTYLVDIATDFFDLKQAQASIANLERQLEALKRLETSTQARVEAGRLDAFQTSIATSRVLAAQASLRGQRETYRLRLDRFKVRLGLAPEAAVRIAEIDLDIPDPVLDEDAATRAALEYRLDLQNSRDQVLDAQRSVANARDAVRPDLSLDASVEIPSDPSERVGLSPSGDDANYTLGATFSLPLDRETERLGVRQAEIRLAQQERSYEQSRDTVIVSVRAATRSIDVARFQLQLAEQQVEINRRRLQGQQLKADSVDPQTLVDSLNELLDAENNRDRAQTDLRTAILNYLLESDQLRVSREGTMERLPGMDDAPAKGP, from the coding sequence GTGCACGAGAGCGTTGAGTCGCGGGTGGATCGTCTTCTGGGGTTGACCTCGGCGCGGCTTGGCGAGAGTGCGCGCCGCGTCGAAGGCAAGGGTGCGAGTGGGCGGACGACTCCCAGTGAAGCGCTCGATACGCCGGGCACGGTGAACCCATTGGCGAACGAGTTGCGATACACGCCGGCGGGTGAGTTCAAGGCGTATTCGGATTCGATGTCGCGCGGCTCACCATCGGGTGATGAGAATGGCGCGAGCGTGGATCCTTCGACGATGCTGTCGCTGGGCGGCGCGCTGCGTGCGGCCCAGGCGGGCGGGCGCGAGTTCAAGTCGGCGGAAGAGGACTACATCCTCGCGGCGATCTCGCTCCTGATCGAGCGTCACCTGTGGGGGCCACGATTCTTTAATGACACGAGCGCGGAACTCTCGGGAACAGGGACGGGTGGAGATTTCCAGAACGCGGTGGGGGTGGTGAACCGGTTGCGGATGACCAAGCGGCTGCCGTTTGGCGGTGAGGTTGAGGCGAGTTGGGTGTTCCGCGCGAGCGAGCAGTTGCGTCGGCAGGCGACGGGACGGTACACGCAGTCGTCGAGCCTGGTCTTGTCGGGGAGCGTGCCTCTGCTGCGCGGCTTTGGGAGCGTGGCGCGCGAGGACCTGATCCAGGCGGAGCGGACGCTGGTCTATCGGGCGCGGAGTTTCGAGCGGTTCCGTCGGACGTACCTCGTGGACATCGCGACGGATTTCTTCGACCTGAAGCAGGCGCAGGCGAGCATCGCGAACCTGGAGCGGCAGTTGGAGGCGCTCAAACGGCTGGAGACCTCGACGCAGGCGCGCGTGGAGGCAGGGCGGCTGGATGCGTTCCAGACGAGCATCGCGACGAGCCGGGTGCTTGCGGCCCAGGCGAGTCTTCGCGGGCAGCGTGAGACGTATCGATTGCGGCTGGATCGGTTCAAGGTTCGGCTGGGGCTGGCGCCCGAGGCGGCGGTGCGGATCGCGGAGATCGATCTGGACATTCCGGACCCGGTGCTGGATGAGGATGCCGCGACGCGGGCGGCGCTCGAGTATCGCCTGGACCTGCAGAACTCGCGGGATCAGGTGCTTGATGCGCAGCGCAGCGTGGCGAACGCGAGGGACGCGGTGCGCCCGGATCTCTCGCTGGACGCGAGCGTGGAGATCCCCTCGGATCCATCGGAGCGGGTCGGGCTTTCGCCGAGTGGTGATGATGCGAACTACACGTTGGGGGCGACGTTTTCGTTGCCTCTGGATCGCGAGACAGAGCGGCTTGGCGTGCGCCAGGCGGAGATCCGGCTTGCGCAGCAGGAGCGGTCGTATGAGCAGTCGCGAGACACGGTGATCGTGAGTGTGCGTGCGGCGACGCGGAGCATTGATGTGGCGCGGTTCCAGTTGCAACTGGCCGAGCAGCAGGTGGAGATCAACCGGAGGCGTTTGCAGGGGCAGCAACTGAAGGCGGACTCGGTCGATCCGCAGACGCTGGTGGACTCGCTGAACGAGTTGCTTGATGCCGAGAACAATCGGGACCGGGCGCAGACGGATCTGCGTACGGCGATTCTGAACTATCTGCTCGAGTCGGACCAGTTGCGGGTGTCTCGGGAGGGGACGATGGAGCGATTGCCCGGGATGGACGACGCGCCGGCGAAGGGGCCTTAG